A window of Citrus sinensis cultivar Valencia sweet orange chromosome 7, DVS_A1.0, whole genome shotgun sequence contains these coding sequences:
- the LOC102626342 gene encoding probable beta-D-xylosidase 6 yields the protein MSRPFMSIQLRERILFRVLQLFVLVNVIAFSNSKPVLNKPDFPCKPPHFDSCPFCNTSLSISTRAKSLISLLTLQEKIQQLSDNASAIPRLGIPAYEWWSESLHGIASNGPGVNFNGTVSSVTSFPQVLVSAASFNRSLWSNIGSAVAVEARAMYNLGQAGLTFWAPNINIFRDPRWGRGQETPGEDPMVVSAYAVEFVKSFQGENWKSDDGGIGFGFREKRVLKGFGEESDRGDELMLSACCKHLIAYDLEKWGNFSRYSFNAMITEQDTEDTFQPPFRSCIEQGKASCIMCSYNQVNGVPACLRGDLFQKARNEWGFKGYITSDCDAVATIFEYQNYTKTHEDSAAGVLKAGMDINCGTCMLRHTQSAIDKGKVQEKDIDRALLNLFSVQLRLGLFNGDPRKGKYGKLGPDDVCTSEHKKLALDAARQGIVLLKNDKKFLPLNKNAVSSLAIIGPLVNNISQMGGGYTGIPCSPKSLLRGLEAYVSKTHYASGCHDVPCNSDAGFHEAVRIAKKADFVIVVAGLDLTQETEDRDRVSLLLPGQQMSLVTSVARTSKRPVILVLTGGGPLDVSFAEADSQISSILWIGYPGEAGAKALAEIIFGDFNPGGRLPMTWYPESFTKVPMNDMNMRADSSRQYPGRSYRFYTGTQVYGFGHGLSYTNYSYKFLSAPSELTISASLKAGSDKNILQQTGSRLDYVHIDEVTSCTSLRFHVQISVTNAGDVDGSHVVMLFARVPKVSQGTPEKQLIGFDRVHTVAKGSKEISFGVDPCEQLSIANKHGRRILPLGNHVLMVGELRHSLTIETY from the exons ATGAGTCGACCATTCATGTCAATCCAACTAAGAGAAAGAATCCTCTTCCGCGTTCtacaactctttgtcctagtCAACGTCATCGCCTTCTCCAACTCAAAACCAGTCTTAAATAAACCGGACTTCCCATGCAAGCCGCCGCATTTTGACTCATGCCCATTTTGCAACACCTCTCTGTCAATCAGCACGAGGGCCAAGTCTCTCATATCTCTACTCACTCTCCAAGAAAAGATCCAACAACTTTCTGATAATGCCTCGGCCATTCCAAGACTTGGCATTCCTGCCTACGAATGGTGGTCTGAGTCACTTCATGGGATTGCCTCCAATGGCCCTGGTGTCAACTTCAATGGAACTGTGTCATCTGTCACCAGTTTCCCTCAAGTTCTCGTCTCTGCAGCTTCTTTCAATAGAAGCCTTTGGTCCAATATTGGATCAGCTGTAGCTGTCGAGGCGAGGGCCATGTACAATCTTGGCCAAGCGGGGTTGACGTTTTGGGCACCAAATATTAACATTTTTAGGGACCCCAGATGGGGCAGAGGCCAGGAGACTCCTGGGGAAGATCCCATGGTTGTGTCTGCTTATGCTGTTGAGTTTGTGAAAAGTTTTCAGGGTGAGAATTGGAAGAGTGATGATGGTGGTATTGGTTTTGGGTTTCGAGAGAAGAGGGTGTTGAAAGGGTTTGGTGAAGAGAGTGATCGTGGTGATGAGCTTATGCTTTCTGCTTGTTGCAAGCATTTGATTGCTTATGACTTGGAGAAATGGGGAAATTTCAGTAGATATTCCTTCAATGCTATG ATAACAGAGCAAGACACGGAGGACACATTTCAGCCGCCATTTCGTAGTTGTATCGAACAAGGTAAGGCGAGTTGCATAATGTGTTCCTACAATCAAGTTAATGGGGTGCCTGCATGTTTGAGAGGAGATCTGTTCCAAAAGGCTCGAAATGAATGGGGCTTCAAAGG GTACATAACCTCTGACTGTGATGCCGTGGCCACAATCTTTGAATATCAGAACTACACAAAAACGCATGAGGATTCAGCTGCCGGTGTTCTTAAAGCAG GAATGGATATTAATTGCGGAACATGCATGCTGCGACACACTCAATCTGCAATAGATAAAGGAAAAGTGCAAGAGAAAGACATAGACAGAGCCCTTCTTAATCTTTTTTCAGTTCAACTCCGTCTTGGGCTATTTAATGGAGACCCAAGAAAAGGCAAGTATGGAAAATTGGGACCTGACGATGTTTGTACCTCTGAGCACAAGAAACTAGCACTTGATGCAGCCAGGCAGGGGATTGTGCTTCTAAAGAATGATAAGAAGTTCCTGCCTTTGAATAAAAATGCAGTTTCGTCATTAGCTATTATTGGCCCACTGGTAAACAACATCAGCCAAATGGGTGGCGGTTACACAG GAATTCCATGTAGCCCGAAGAGCCTTCTTCGAGGACTTGAAGCCTATGTTTCCAAGACTCACTATGCTTCTGGTTGCCATGATGTACCTTGTAATTCTGATGCTGGGTTTCATGAAGCAGTCCGTATTGCCAAGAAGGCTGATTTTGTTATTGTGGTGGCTGGCCTGGATTTGACACAAGAAACTGAAGATCGTGACCGAGTAAGTCTTCTCCTGCCTGGTCAACAGATGTCCCTGGTAACCTCTGTTGCTCGCACTAGTAAAAGGCCAGTGATTTTAGTTCTTACTGGTGGTGGACCCCTGGATGTGTCATTTGCTGAAGCAGATTCACAGATTTCAAGCATTCTCTGGATTGGGTATCCTGGTGAAGCTGGTGCAAAAGCACTCGCAGAAATCATCTTTGGTGATTTTAATCCAG GTGGAAGACTTCCTATGACTTGGTATCCTGAGTCATTCACCAAGGTTCCCATGAATGATATGAACATGCGAGCTGATTCTTCTCGTCAGTATCCTGGCAGGAGCTATAGATTTTACACCGGAACTCAAGTGTATGGATTTGGACATGGCTTAAGCTACACCAATTATAGTTACAAGTTTCTGTCAGCACCAAGTGAACTAACTATATCGGCCTCCCTTAAGGCTGGTTCTGACAAGAATATACTACAACAAACGGGATCAAGACTTGATTATGTACACATTGATGAGGTGACATCTTGCACTTCATTGAGGTTTCATGTACAAATTTCGGTGACAAATGCAGGAGATGTAGACGGAAGCCATGTGGTGATGTTGTTTGCGAGAGTACCAAAAGTTTCCCAAGGAACTCCAGAGAAACAGTTAATTGGATTTGATCGTGTCCATACTGTTGCAAAAGGATCAAAAGAAATTAGCTTTGGAGTCGATCCTTGCGAGCAACTTAGTATTGCAAATAAGCATGGAAGAAGGATACTGCCTCTGGGTAATCATGTTCTAATGGTAGGAGAATT